The following are encoded in a window of Thamnophis elegans isolate rThaEle1 chromosome 14, rThaEle1.pri, whole genome shotgun sequence genomic DNA:
- the RBBP6 gene encoding E3 ubiquitin-protein ligase RBBP6 isoform X2: MSCVHYKFSSKLNYDTVTFDGLHISLCDLKRQIMGREKLKAADCDLQITNAQTKEEYTDDNALIPKNSSVIVRRIPIGGVKCTSKTYVISRTDPVSGPSKAIDDSSASISLAQLTKTANLAEANASEEDKIKAMMSQSGHEYDPINYMKKPLGPPPPSYTCFRCGKPGHYIKICPTNGDKNFESVPRIKKSTGIPRSFMMEVQDPNTKGAMLTNTGKYAIPTIDAEAYAIGKKEKPPFLPEEPSSSSEEDDPIPDELLCLICKDIMTDAVVIPCCGNSYCDECIRTSLLESEEHTCPTCHQTDVSPDNLIANKFLRQAVNNFKNETGYTKRLRKQAPPPRPAVQRNVPSVPRPTGSRQQDPLILPITSASVHATASPPLSLTPGQAPLATSTLAMNQSASTSVSDVPTAMSLAIHIDKPEGPFREGDGLGPAAAVMLASDHTKPPSSLSINTVLEEKGYQVPVLGQPALTGQLSSHGHSIPTMGQPMRTNPVRSAASRSGWEPSSNRGRPHSDRTQRTQAPTLPASTPVFVPVPPPPLYPPPPHALPLPPGVPPPQFPPQFPPGQPPPAGYTVPPPGYPPAPANISTPWVPTPVPTAHSNTIPTTQAPPLSREEFYREQRRLKEESKSPYSASSYSRSSYTYSKSRSGSSRSRSYSRSFSRSHSRSYSRSPPYGRRGRGKSRNYRSRSRSHGYHRSRSRSPPYRRYHSRSRSPAYRGQSPNKRPVPQGEGEREYFGRYREVPVYDMKAYYGRSVDMRDPFEKERYRDWGETYREWYEKYFKGFPAGAQPRPLLNRENFSPERFGPPGPRRENSPYIRGRRDDYPGGLGHRNRNLGGGYSEKLPGREGHNMKDMTKLKDKEMDNPSGDAKGNRHKKHRKRRRGEEGDGFSSTDLLEGSRKLASGEEGRSDSLFVLPSRDDATPVRDEPMEADSVAFKPISDKERKEKPKGRVEKTKQKTSEGATSTKKEVQGKPAKAAPQEKAEADRERSPRAEPPAKKVKEELPKADGPKPSSQKDEKPPSTPRKAHPRGTKEHPESKSTKDEKAKKEHPKETKQEKPSSKEEKSKKPVDKTKPVDAKPEKKKRKMEDKVEKEPETPGLKASKPEVAESKPLPKGKSDPEAEKAERTPEKDKAVLPVVPAKKIKLNRETGKKIASADNVPPVKEASAEKPEPMVVSKAKQEKTKGKLRRKVVAADGSGSTLVDYTSTSSAGGSPVKKLEDKVDTKRTVIKTMEEYNNDITAPAEDVIIMIQVPQSKWDKDDFDSEEEEENVKSAQVPSAIGKPASVIKTVNTKPPNPVKQNEKDPELVEKNPRATKEPGRETSQPDPKTSKAATSNEKGKAKDRDHAASDRDPSEKRKSGSQLEKDRSERGTEQGNAKSGSSHSSRDSRSSDKHDSAYGSSTKDFTPSREKKSDGDSSRDHSSSKRREERSGPTRKKVSPSRTRESAPSASKSKTREERAEQPKKESWDSKRGSYSPSRDRRQNDPKNAYDSRRPAEQPKAQEKGSGKEREKQRPSSEAWSNKERGASGSKSALRRSSPEAKEQGAPQNDKNAAKPKPQPSHTSRLSSDPTRETDEAAFVPDYNESDSDSNGSTKQDSSPGKKTREGKEKPKEAAVPTALAPQLSRSQSPSSPSASPSGSQDRSRSSSASSADSQDSKKKRKKKDKKKHKKHKKHKKHKKHPGTESEAEKSQKHKHKKKKSKKSKEKEKENPKAKPVPV; this comes from the exons AAGTCGAACTGATCCAGTGAGTGGACCTTCAAAAGCA ATTGATGACTCTTCTGCATCTATTTCTCTGGCCCAGCTTACAAag ACCGCCAATCTGGCTGAAGCCAATGCTtctgaagaagataaaattaaagcaatGATGTCACAGTCTGGCCACGAATATGATCCGATCAA TTACATGAAGAAACCCCTGGGACCACCGCCACCATCATACACTTGCTTTCGTTGTGGAAAACCTGGTCATTACATAAAGATCTGCCCAACTAATGGG GACAAGAACTTTGAGTCTGTTCCTAGGATTAAGAAGAGCACCGGAATTCCACGAAGCTTCATGATGGAAGTGCAGGATCCTAATACTAAGGGTGCCATGCTTACCAATACAGGGAAATATGCTATTCCTACTATTGATGC cGAGGCTTATGCCATTGGGAAGAAGGAAAAGccccctttcttgccagaggAACCATCCTCTTCCTCGGAGGAAGATGATCCTATTCCAGATGAATTGTTATGTCTGATCTGCAAGGATATAATGACTGATGCTGTGGTGATTCCCTGTTGTGGAAACAGCTACTGTGATGAAT GTATCCGAACATCCTTGCTAGAATCAGAGGAACATACCTGTCCAACTTGTCATCAAACAGATGTGTCTCCTGATAATTTAATTGCCAACAAATTTTTACGCCAG GCTGTAAATAACTTCAAAAATGAAACAGGCTACACTAAAAGGCTCCGCAAGCAAGCCCCCCCACCAAGACCAGCGGTTCAGCGGAATGTGCCTTCTGTGCCGAGGCCAACAGGCTCCAGGCAACAGGATCCCCTTATCCTCCCAATCACTTCTGCTTCGGTTCATGCCACTGCATCTCCCCCCTTATCTTTGACTCCTGGCCAAGCCCCCCTTGCAACAAGCACATTAGCCATGAACCAGTCTGCCTCCACCTCAGTCAGTGATGTGCCTACAGCAATGTCTCTGGCAATTCACATTGATAAGCCTGAAGGACCTTTCCG GGAGGGTGATGGTCTCGGACCAGCTGCTGCTGTTATGTTGGCCTCCGACCACACAAAGCCACCTTCCTCTTTATCAATTAACACTGTGCTGGAAGAGAAG GGGTATCAGGTTCCTGTGCTTGGACAGCCAGCCTTGACTGGGCAGTTGAGTTCTCATGGGCATTCAATACCCACCATGG gtcagccaatgagaaCAAATCCTGTCCGCTCTGCAGCCAGTAGGTCAGGCTGGGAGCC AAGTTCAAACCGAGGACGCCCGCATAGTGATCGTACACAAAGGACTCAGGCCCCAACACTGCCAGCCTCAACACCAGTCTTTGTGCCCGTGCCTCCACCTCCCCTgtatcctcctcctccccacgcACTTCCTCTTCCACCGGGGGTACCTCCACCACAGTTTCCTCCTCAATTTCCACCTGGTCAGCCTCCACCAGCTGGGTACACTGTCCCCCCTCCGGGATACCCCCCAGCTCCAGCAAACATATCAACACCATGGGTACCAACACCAGTACCAACGGCTCACTCAAATACCATCCCAACGACCCAAGCACCTCCTTTATCTAGGGAGGAGTTTTACAGAGAGCAACGGAGACTTAAAGAGGA GTCTAAATCACCATATAGTGCATCTTCCTACTCAAGAAGTTCCTACACCTACTCCAAGTCACGATCTGGCTCGTCCCGCTCTCGCTCGTACTCTCGATCCTTCAGCCGCTCCCATTCTCGCTCCTACTCGAGGTCGCCCCCCTATGGCAGGAGGGGCAGGGGCAAGAGCCGTAATTACCGCTCCAGGTCAAGATCACACGGATATCATCGCTCAAGGTCTAGATCACCCCCCTACAGAAGGTATCATTCTCGGTCAAGATCTCCAGCATACAGAGGTCAGTCCCCGAATAAGAGGCCCGTTCCTCAGGGAGAAGGGGAACGGGAGTATTTTGGCCGCTACCGAGAAGTCCCAGTTTATGACATGAAAGCATATTATGGGCGATCTGTGGATATGAGGGACCCCTTTGAGAAGGAGAGATACCGCGATTGGGGGGAGACCTACAGAGAATGGTATGAAAAATACTTTAAGGGCTTCCCAGCTGGAGCTCAACCCAGACCTTTGCTTAACAGGGAGAACTTCTCCCCAGAGCGATTTGGCCCTCCTGGACCAAGGAGAGAGAATTCCCCTTACATTCGAGGTCGCAGAGATGATTATCCTGGAGGGCTTGGGCATCGGAACCGAAATCTAGGCGGCGGCTACTCTGAGAAGCTGCCCGGAAGAGAGGGCCACAATATGAAAGACATGACCAAACTGAAGGACAAAGAAATGGACAACCCTTCAGGCGATGCAAAAGGGAATAGACACAAGAAACACCGGAAAAGACGGAGGGGAGAAGAAGGTGACGGCTTTTCTAGCACTGACTTGTTGGAGGGCTCACGGAAGCTTGCTTCTGGTGAAGAAGGCAGATCTGACTCCCTTTTTGTGCTCCCGAGCAGGGACGATGCAACTCCTGTCCGGGACGAGCCGATGGAAGCGGATTCAGTTGCCTTTAAGCCCATCTCTGacaaggagaggaaagagaagccGAAGGGAAGGGTGGAAAAGACGAAGCAGAAAACCTCCGAAGGGGCTACCTCTACCAAGAAGGAGGTGCAAGGCAAACCGGCTAAAGCAGCCCCTCAGGAGAAGGCGGAGGCTGACCGTGAAAGATCCCCACGGGCTGAACCTCCTGCCAAAAAGGTGAAGGAAGAATTGCCAAAGGCTGATGGCCCCAAACCTTCTTCCCAGAAGGACGAGAAGCCACCAAGCACCCCCCGTAAAGCCCACCCCCGGGGCACAAAAGAGCACCCAGAGTCCAAGTCCACCAAGGATGAGAAGGCCAAGAAGGAGCATCCCAAGGAAACCAAGCAAGAGAAGCCATCCAGCAAGGAGGAAAAATCCAAGAAACCTGTCGACAAAACCAAACCAGTAGATGCCAAacctgaaaagaagaagaggaaaatggaGGACAAAGTTGAGAAGGAGCCTGAAACCCCAGGGCTAAAAGCTTCCAAGCCAGAAGTTGCGGAATCGAAGCCATTGCCAAAGGGGAAGAGTGACCCAGAAGCAGAGAAAGCCGAGAGGACCCCTGAGAAGGACAAAGCTGTTTTACCAGTCGTTCCTGCAAAGAAGATTAAGCTGAACCGAGAAACGGGCAAAAAGATTGCCAGTGCTGACAATGTTCCTCCGGTGAAAGAAGCCTCAGCCGAGAAACCTGAGCCGATGGTGGTgagcaaagcaaagcaagagAAGACCAAGGGGAAACTGAGGAGAAAAGTGGTGGCAGCCGATGGATCGGGTTCCACACTGGTCGATTACACCAG TACAAGCTCTGCTGGAGGCAGTCCAGTAAAAAAGCTGGAAGATAAAGTGGACACCAAGCGTACTGTCATCAAGACTATGGAAGAATACAACAATGACATCACTGCCCCTGCTGAAGATGTCATCATCATGATCCAGGTTCCTCAGTCCAAGTGGGATAAGGATGATTTCGActctgaggaggaggaagagaatgtTAAGTCTGCCCAAGTCCCTTCTGCCATTGGGAAGCCGGCCAGTGTCATCAAGACCGTCAACACGAAGCCGCCCAATCCTGTCAAACAGAACGAGAAGGATCCTGAACTCGTGGAGAAAAACCCAAGAGCCACAAAAGAACCTGGCCGTGAAACTTCACAGCCTGACCCCAAAACCTCCAAAGCGGCGACATCAAATGAGAAGGGGAAGGCCAAAGACAGGGACCATGCTGCCTCTGACCGAGACCCTTCTGAGAAAAGAAAGAGTGGATCTCAGTTAGAGAAGGACCGTTCTGAACGCGGGACAGAGCAAGGGAATGCCAAGAGTGGGTCTTCTCACTCCTCCAGGGACAGCAGAtcttcagacaaacatgactctGCCTATGGATCCAGCACAAAGGACTTCACTCCTAGCCGAGAGAAGAAGTCAGACGGGGACAGCAGCAGAGACCACTCCAGCTCCAAGCGAAGAGAAGAACGGAGTGGGCCCACGCGAAAGAAAGTGTCGCCTTCGCGGACTCGGGAATCAGCCCCCTCCGCATCCAAGAGCAAGACCAGGGAGGAGCGAGCAGAGCAACCGAAGAAGGAAAGCTGGGACTCCAAGCGGGGCAGTTACAGCCCATCCAGGGACCGCAGGCAGAATGACCCCAAGAACGCCTATGACTCCCGGCGTCCAGCAGAGCAGCCCAAGGCCCAAGAGAAGGGCTCAGgcaaggagagagagaagcagcGGCCATCTTCGGAGGCCTGGAGCAATAAAGAGAGGGGGGCATCTGGAAGCAAGTCTGCATTAAGACGGAGCTCTCCAGAAGCCAAGGAACAAGGGGCTCCCCAAAACGACAAGAATGCTGCCAAGCCAAAGCCTCAGCCGAGCCACACGTCCCGGCTCTCTTCGGACCCGACACGGGAAACGGACGAGGCAGCTTTTGTCCCAGACTACAACGAAAGCGACAGTGACAGCAACGGTTCGACAAAACAGGATAGCTCCCCAGGGAAAAAAAccagagaggggaaggagaagccgAAAGAGGCTGCAGTCCCCACTGCCCTGGCCCCCCAGCTCAGCCGGAGCCAGAGCCCCAGCAGCCCCAGTGCCAGCCCCTCAGGGAGCCAAGACCGGAGCCGCAGCAGCAGCGCCAGCTCCGCAGACAGTCAGGACagcaaaaaaaagaggaagaagaaggacaagaagaagcACAAGAAACACAAGAAGCACAAGAAACACAAGAAACACCCTGGCACCGAGTCAGAAGCCGAGAAGAGCCAAAAACATAAACACAAGAAGAAGAAGTCGAAGAAgagcaaggagaaggagaaggagaacccCAAAGCAAAACCTGTCCCAGTCTAG
- the RBBP6 gene encoding E3 ubiquitin-protein ligase RBBP6 isoform X1, with protein sequence MSCVHYKFSSKLNYDTVTFDGLHISLCDLKRQIMGREKLKAADCDLQITNAQTKEEYTDDNALIPKNSSVIVRRIPIGGVKCTSKTYVISRTDPVSGPSKAIDDSSASISLAQLTKTANLAEANASEEDKIKAMMSQSGHEYDPINYMKKPLGPPPPSYTCFRCGKPGHYIKICPTNGDKNFESVPRIKKSTGIPRSFMMEVQDPNTKGAMLTNTGKYAIPTIDAEAYAIGKKEKPPFLPEEPSSSSEEDDPIPDELLCLICKDIMTDAVVIPCCGNSYCDECIRTSLLESEEHTCPTCHQTDVSPDNLIANKFLRQAVNNFKNETGYTKRLRKQAPPPRPAVQRNVPSVPRPTGSRQQDPLILPITSASVHATASPPLSLTPGQAPLATSTLAMNQSASTSVSDVPTAMSLAIHIDKPEGPFREGDGLGPAAAVMLASDHTKPPSSLSINTVLEEKGYQVPVLGQPALTGQLSSHGHSIPTMGQPMRTNPVRSAASRSGWEPSSNRGRPHSDRTQRTQAPTLPASTPVFVPVPPPPLYPPPPHALPLPPGVPPPQFPPQFPPGQPPPAGYTVPPPGYPPAPANISTPWVPTPVPTAHSNTIPTTQAPPLSREEFYREQRRLKEEEKKKSKLDEFTNDFAKELMEYKKIQKERRRSYSRSKSPYSASSYSRSSYTYSKSRSGSSRSRSYSRSFSRSHSRSYSRSPPYGRRGRGKSRNYRSRSRSHGYHRSRSRSPPYRRYHSRSRSPAYRGQSPNKRPVPQGEGEREYFGRYREVPVYDMKAYYGRSVDMRDPFEKERYRDWGETYREWYEKYFKGFPAGAQPRPLLNRENFSPERFGPPGPRRENSPYIRGRRDDYPGGLGHRNRNLGGGYSEKLPGREGHNMKDMTKLKDKEMDNPSGDAKGNRHKKHRKRRRGEEGDGFSSTDLLEGSRKLASGEEGRSDSLFVLPSRDDATPVRDEPMEADSVAFKPISDKERKEKPKGRVEKTKQKTSEGATSTKKEVQGKPAKAAPQEKAEADRERSPRAEPPAKKVKEELPKADGPKPSSQKDEKPPSTPRKAHPRGTKEHPESKSTKDEKAKKEHPKETKQEKPSSKEEKSKKPVDKTKPVDAKPEKKKRKMEDKVEKEPETPGLKASKPEVAESKPLPKGKSDPEAEKAERTPEKDKAVLPVVPAKKIKLNRETGKKIASADNVPPVKEASAEKPEPMVVSKAKQEKTKGKLRRKVVAADGSGSTLVDYTSTSSAGGSPVKKLEDKVDTKRTVIKTMEEYNNDITAPAEDVIIMIQVPQSKWDKDDFDSEEEEENVKSAQVPSAIGKPASVIKTVNTKPPNPVKQNEKDPELVEKNPRATKEPGRETSQPDPKTSKAATSNEKGKAKDRDHAASDRDPSEKRKSGSQLEKDRSERGTEQGNAKSGSSHSSRDSRSSDKHDSAYGSSTKDFTPSREKKSDGDSSRDHSSSKRREERSGPTRKKVSPSRTRESAPSASKSKTREERAEQPKKESWDSKRGSYSPSRDRRQNDPKNAYDSRRPAEQPKAQEKGSGKEREKQRPSSEAWSNKERGASGSKSALRRSSPEAKEQGAPQNDKNAAKPKPQPSHTSRLSSDPTRETDEAAFVPDYNESDSDSNGSTKQDSSPGKKTREGKEKPKEAAVPTALAPQLSRSQSPSSPSASPSGSQDRSRSSSASSADSQDSKKKRKKKDKKKHKKHKKHKKHKKHPGTESEAEKSQKHKHKKKKSKKSKEKEKENPKAKPVPV encoded by the exons AAGTCGAACTGATCCAGTGAGTGGACCTTCAAAAGCA ATTGATGACTCTTCTGCATCTATTTCTCTGGCCCAGCTTACAAag ACCGCCAATCTGGCTGAAGCCAATGCTtctgaagaagataaaattaaagcaatGATGTCACAGTCTGGCCACGAATATGATCCGATCAA TTACATGAAGAAACCCCTGGGACCACCGCCACCATCATACACTTGCTTTCGTTGTGGAAAACCTGGTCATTACATAAAGATCTGCCCAACTAATGGG GACAAGAACTTTGAGTCTGTTCCTAGGATTAAGAAGAGCACCGGAATTCCACGAAGCTTCATGATGGAAGTGCAGGATCCTAATACTAAGGGTGCCATGCTTACCAATACAGGGAAATATGCTATTCCTACTATTGATGC cGAGGCTTATGCCATTGGGAAGAAGGAAAAGccccctttcttgccagaggAACCATCCTCTTCCTCGGAGGAAGATGATCCTATTCCAGATGAATTGTTATGTCTGATCTGCAAGGATATAATGACTGATGCTGTGGTGATTCCCTGTTGTGGAAACAGCTACTGTGATGAAT GTATCCGAACATCCTTGCTAGAATCAGAGGAACATACCTGTCCAACTTGTCATCAAACAGATGTGTCTCCTGATAATTTAATTGCCAACAAATTTTTACGCCAG GCTGTAAATAACTTCAAAAATGAAACAGGCTACACTAAAAGGCTCCGCAAGCAAGCCCCCCCACCAAGACCAGCGGTTCAGCGGAATGTGCCTTCTGTGCCGAGGCCAACAGGCTCCAGGCAACAGGATCCCCTTATCCTCCCAATCACTTCTGCTTCGGTTCATGCCACTGCATCTCCCCCCTTATCTTTGACTCCTGGCCAAGCCCCCCTTGCAACAAGCACATTAGCCATGAACCAGTCTGCCTCCACCTCAGTCAGTGATGTGCCTACAGCAATGTCTCTGGCAATTCACATTGATAAGCCTGAAGGACCTTTCCG GGAGGGTGATGGTCTCGGACCAGCTGCTGCTGTTATGTTGGCCTCCGACCACACAAAGCCACCTTCCTCTTTATCAATTAACACTGTGCTGGAAGAGAAG GGGTATCAGGTTCCTGTGCTTGGACAGCCAGCCTTGACTGGGCAGTTGAGTTCTCATGGGCATTCAATACCCACCATGG gtcagccaatgagaaCAAATCCTGTCCGCTCTGCAGCCAGTAGGTCAGGCTGGGAGCC AAGTTCAAACCGAGGACGCCCGCATAGTGATCGTACACAAAGGACTCAGGCCCCAACACTGCCAGCCTCAACACCAGTCTTTGTGCCCGTGCCTCCACCTCCCCTgtatcctcctcctccccacgcACTTCCTCTTCCACCGGGGGTACCTCCACCACAGTTTCCTCCTCAATTTCCACCTGGTCAGCCTCCACCAGCTGGGTACACTGTCCCCCCTCCGGGATACCCCCCAGCTCCAGCAAACATATCAACACCATGGGTACCAACACCAGTACCAACGGCTCACTCAAATACCATCCCAACGACCCAAGCACCTCCTTTATCTAGGGAGGAGTTTTACAGAGAGCAACGGAGACTTAAAGAGGA ggaaaagaaaaagtcaaAGCTTGATGAGTTTACAAATGATTTTGCTAAAGAACTGATGGAATATAAAAAAATTCAGAAGGAACGCAGGCGTTCTTATTCCCG GTCTAAATCACCATATAGTGCATCTTCCTACTCAAGAAGTTCCTACACCTACTCCAAGTCACGATCTGGCTCGTCCCGCTCTCGCTCGTACTCTCGATCCTTCAGCCGCTCCCATTCTCGCTCCTACTCGAGGTCGCCCCCCTATGGCAGGAGGGGCAGGGGCAAGAGCCGTAATTACCGCTCCAGGTCAAGATCACACGGATATCATCGCTCAAGGTCTAGATCACCCCCCTACAGAAGGTATCATTCTCGGTCAAGATCTCCAGCATACAGAGGTCAGTCCCCGAATAAGAGGCCCGTTCCTCAGGGAGAAGGGGAACGGGAGTATTTTGGCCGCTACCGAGAAGTCCCAGTTTATGACATGAAAGCATATTATGGGCGATCTGTGGATATGAGGGACCCCTTTGAGAAGGAGAGATACCGCGATTGGGGGGAGACCTACAGAGAATGGTATGAAAAATACTTTAAGGGCTTCCCAGCTGGAGCTCAACCCAGACCTTTGCTTAACAGGGAGAACTTCTCCCCAGAGCGATTTGGCCCTCCTGGACCAAGGAGAGAGAATTCCCCTTACATTCGAGGTCGCAGAGATGATTATCCTGGAGGGCTTGGGCATCGGAACCGAAATCTAGGCGGCGGCTACTCTGAGAAGCTGCCCGGAAGAGAGGGCCACAATATGAAAGACATGACCAAACTGAAGGACAAAGAAATGGACAACCCTTCAGGCGATGCAAAAGGGAATAGACACAAGAAACACCGGAAAAGACGGAGGGGAGAAGAAGGTGACGGCTTTTCTAGCACTGACTTGTTGGAGGGCTCACGGAAGCTTGCTTCTGGTGAAGAAGGCAGATCTGACTCCCTTTTTGTGCTCCCGAGCAGGGACGATGCAACTCCTGTCCGGGACGAGCCGATGGAAGCGGATTCAGTTGCCTTTAAGCCCATCTCTGacaaggagaggaaagagaagccGAAGGGAAGGGTGGAAAAGACGAAGCAGAAAACCTCCGAAGGGGCTACCTCTACCAAGAAGGAGGTGCAAGGCAAACCGGCTAAAGCAGCCCCTCAGGAGAAGGCGGAGGCTGACCGTGAAAGATCCCCACGGGCTGAACCTCCTGCCAAAAAGGTGAAGGAAGAATTGCCAAAGGCTGATGGCCCCAAACCTTCTTCCCAGAAGGACGAGAAGCCACCAAGCACCCCCCGTAAAGCCCACCCCCGGGGCACAAAAGAGCACCCAGAGTCCAAGTCCACCAAGGATGAGAAGGCCAAGAAGGAGCATCCCAAGGAAACCAAGCAAGAGAAGCCATCCAGCAAGGAGGAAAAATCCAAGAAACCTGTCGACAAAACCAAACCAGTAGATGCCAAacctgaaaagaagaagaggaaaatggaGGACAAAGTTGAGAAGGAGCCTGAAACCCCAGGGCTAAAAGCTTCCAAGCCAGAAGTTGCGGAATCGAAGCCATTGCCAAAGGGGAAGAGTGACCCAGAAGCAGAGAAAGCCGAGAGGACCCCTGAGAAGGACAAAGCTGTTTTACCAGTCGTTCCTGCAAAGAAGATTAAGCTGAACCGAGAAACGGGCAAAAAGATTGCCAGTGCTGACAATGTTCCTCCGGTGAAAGAAGCCTCAGCCGAGAAACCTGAGCCGATGGTGGTgagcaaagcaaagcaagagAAGACCAAGGGGAAACTGAGGAGAAAAGTGGTGGCAGCCGATGGATCGGGTTCCACACTGGTCGATTACACCAG TACAAGCTCTGCTGGAGGCAGTCCAGTAAAAAAGCTGGAAGATAAAGTGGACACCAAGCGTACTGTCATCAAGACTATGGAAGAATACAACAATGACATCACTGCCCCTGCTGAAGATGTCATCATCATGATCCAGGTTCCTCAGTCCAAGTGGGATAAGGATGATTTCGActctgaggaggaggaagagaatgtTAAGTCTGCCCAAGTCCCTTCTGCCATTGGGAAGCCGGCCAGTGTCATCAAGACCGTCAACACGAAGCCGCCCAATCCTGTCAAACAGAACGAGAAGGATCCTGAACTCGTGGAGAAAAACCCAAGAGCCACAAAAGAACCTGGCCGTGAAACTTCACAGCCTGACCCCAAAACCTCCAAAGCGGCGACATCAAATGAGAAGGGGAAGGCCAAAGACAGGGACCATGCTGCCTCTGACCGAGACCCTTCTGAGAAAAGAAAGAGTGGATCTCAGTTAGAGAAGGACCGTTCTGAACGCGGGACAGAGCAAGGGAATGCCAAGAGTGGGTCTTCTCACTCCTCCAGGGACAGCAGAtcttcagacaaacatgactctGCCTATGGATCCAGCACAAAGGACTTCACTCCTAGCCGAGAGAAGAAGTCAGACGGGGACAGCAGCAGAGACCACTCCAGCTCCAAGCGAAGAGAAGAACGGAGTGGGCCCACGCGAAAGAAAGTGTCGCCTTCGCGGACTCGGGAATCAGCCCCCTCCGCATCCAAGAGCAAGACCAGGGAGGAGCGAGCAGAGCAACCGAAGAAGGAAAGCTGGGACTCCAAGCGGGGCAGTTACAGCCCATCCAGGGACCGCAGGCAGAATGACCCCAAGAACGCCTATGACTCCCGGCGTCCAGCAGAGCAGCCCAAGGCCCAAGAGAAGGGCTCAGgcaaggagagagagaagcagcGGCCATCTTCGGAGGCCTGGAGCAATAAAGAGAGGGGGGCATCTGGAAGCAAGTCTGCATTAAGACGGAGCTCTCCAGAAGCCAAGGAACAAGGGGCTCCCCAAAACGACAAGAATGCTGCCAAGCCAAAGCCTCAGCCGAGCCACACGTCCCGGCTCTCTTCGGACCCGACACGGGAAACGGACGAGGCAGCTTTTGTCCCAGACTACAACGAAAGCGACAGTGACAGCAACGGTTCGACAAAACAGGATAGCTCCCCAGGGAAAAAAAccagagaggggaaggagaagccgAAAGAGGCTGCAGTCCCCACTGCCCTGGCCCCCCAGCTCAGCCGGAGCCAGAGCCCCAGCAGCCCCAGTGCCAGCCCCTCAGGGAGCCAAGACCGGAGCCGCAGCAGCAGCGCCAGCTCCGCAGACAGTCAGGACagcaaaaaaaagaggaagaagaaggacaagaagaagcACAAGAAACACAAGAAGCACAAGAAACACAAGAAACACCCTGGCACCGAGTCAGAAGCCGAGAAGAGCCAAAAACATAAACACAAGAAGAAGAAGTCGAAGAAgagcaaggagaaggagaaggagaacccCAAAGCAAAACCTGTCCCAGTCTAG